A single region of the Vicia villosa cultivar HV-30 ecotype Madison, WI linkage group LG4, Vvil1.0, whole genome shotgun sequence genome encodes:
- the LOC131596984 gene encoding uncharacterized protein LOC131596984: MSQQSSDDSPVSDSATPEESSNPNRILKVVPLRTISSDEVNATKPKTTHAKRPKEGIHNKGTKSSASATMEELTKEGSKYVDSVITRIVTRILKENHQVPGISIPLQTIMVDPLNNTNKVEAVHTVDSDLEINKDEQGFAKNTNVTEDVNDIDNNEHPKANTETDTNVVDLDEYSDDELLTSLNPSVANRLMTRRKGKAVVQGSPKRSTQVNNPAKDTVRKKSTSAGPVKSKVVTKSKGVGPSKSWSRVIPKKRKEREIVEPESDVEVNVPYIPSRKKPTTSKLAASIPEVPMDNVSFHFASSASRWKYVLLKRLAVERELAPNALENKEVLELIQEAGLLKTVCNLPKCYEKLVKEFVVNLSEDCGNNRNADYRKVFVRDEAQTELEVTDSQVCQVITAKQVKSWPMKEKLTASKLSIKYAMLHKIGAANWVPTNHKSTISTVLGRFLYAVGTKAKFDYGAYIFDQTMKHAGSFSIKGKHVPDIVMTSAETSKSGASISKAEVIAMPKETCKELESRKISIGKMIRTLEMDENEEFADTEEMEDKDEQELEEESASPVDDSEKESYSDTSDGSESEQ, encoded by the exons ATGTCTCAGCAATCGAGTGATGATTCTCCCGTTTCAGACTCGGCAACAccggaagagtcctctaaccctaATAGAATTCTTAAGGTTGTCCCTTTAAGGACGATTAGCAGTGACGAAGTAAATGCCACAAAGCCTAAAACGACTCATGCAAAACGGCCCAAGGAGGGTATTCACAACAAGGGTACTAAATCCTCAGCATCTGCTACCATGgaggaacttactaaagaaggatCCAAATATGTCGATAGCGTAATTACCAGGATTGTCACTCGTATTCTGAAGGAGAATCATCAAGTGCCTGGAATATCTATTCCTCTTCAAACCATAATGGTTGATCCCCTCAATAACACCAATAAGGTTGAGGCTGTTCACACCGTTGATAGTGACCTAGAAATCAACAAGGATGAACAAGGGTTTGCTAAGAATACCAATGTTACCGAGGATGTCAATGACATCGACAATAATGAGCACCCTAAGGCCAATACTGAAACTGATACTAATGTGGTAGACTTAGATGAGTACTCTGACGACGAATTACTTACCTCCTTGAATCCTAGTGTAGCCAACAGGCTAATGACAAGAAGAAAAGGCAAAGCTGTTGTCCAAGGATCTCCTAAAAGGAGCACTCAAGTAAACAACCCTGCCAAAGACACTGTCAGGAAGAAGAGTACTTCTGCAGGTCCTGTCAAGAGCAAAGTTGTAACCAAGAGTAAAGGGGTTGGTCCATCAAAATCTTGGAGCAGGGTCATTCCAAAGAAACGAAAGGAGCGGGAAATTGTTGAACCTGAATCTGATGTTGAAGTGAATGTCCCTTACATTCCATCGAGGAAGAAGCCTACAACCAGTAAGCTTGCTGCTAGTATTCCTGAAGTTCCCATGGATAATGTGTCTTTCCACTTTGCCTCTAGTGCCAGCAGATGGAAGTATGTTCTTCTAAAGAGATTGGCTGTTGAAAGGGAATTGGCTCCAAATGCTCTTGAAAACAAGGAGGTCTTAGAGCTGATTCAAGAAGCTGGACTGCTAAAAACTGTGTGCAATCTTCCCAAATGTTATGAGAAGCTGGTCAAAGAATTTGTGGTAAACCTATCTGAAGATTGTGGCAACAACAGGAATGCAGACTACAGAAAGGTGTTTGTAAGAG ATGAAGCACAAACCGAGCTGGAAGTAACAGATAGCCAAGTCTGTCAAGTGATCACAGCCAAGCAGGTAAAAAGCTGGCCCATGAAAGAGAAGCTAACTGCAAGTAAGCTGAGCATCAAGTATGCAATGCTTCACAAGATAGGAGCAGCTAATTGGGTTCCAACAAATCATAAGTCCACTATCTCAACTGTGCTTGGTAGATTTCTGTATGCTGTAGGAACAAAGGCAAAGTTTGATTATGGAGCATATATTTTTGACCAAACCATGAAGCATGCTGGAAGCTTCAGTATTAAG GGTAAGCATGTTCCAGACATTGTCATGACATCAGCTGAAACTTCCAAATCTGGAGCATCAATCAGTAAAGCAGAAGTTATAGCAATGCCAAAAGAGACTTGCAAAGAACTGGAATCTAGAAAAATATCTATTGGAAAAATGATACGTACTCTGGAAATGGATGAGAATGAGGAGTTTGCAGATACTGAAGAGATGGAAGATAAAGATGAACAAGAATTGGAAGAAGAAAGTGCTAGTCCTGTTGATGACTCTGAGAAAGAAAGTTATTCAGACACCTCAGATGGGTCTGAATCTGAGCAGTAA